The Chryseobacterium shigense genome segment TCCCGGCGGAATTCCTGCAATATCAACACTTCCGTCATATTCAATTTTTGCTTTTTCCAGAACTGTTTTTCCATCCGTGCTGATAAGATCTGCCGTACTGTTCATATCTGAAAGTCCTTCAACGAAAACTTTTTCAGAAGCAGGATTGGGATGAATAGTTACAGAATTCAGGTTGGAAGTTTCATCCGTTGCCAGAGCTCCGGTTGTGATTTTAAATATTTTCCCGCTGTTCACTGCCGCCACAAACAATTCTTTCTGGGAGTTTTGTCCGAAGGTAGAAAAATTATTACCCGTACTCGGCGAATTCCATACAATGGAATTATCCGGATTCATAAACCCGATTTGTTCAGAACAGTAATCTGCAAAGAAATATTTTCCCTGAAGCGCAGGATACTGGCTTCCCCTGTACACATAACCACCGGTGATAGAACACCTTCCCCCGGAATGGTTATAAACGGCTACAGGAAAAGTCATGGACGACATACTTGCACATCCGGCAGTATTGTATGCATTGTTTCCTTCATAACACCGCCATCCGTAATTTACACCTGACTGCGTAACAGGTATCCTGTTGATTTCCTCGATGGCTCCCTGTCCTACATCAGCAATCATTGCATTCCCTGTGTTGGTATCAAACGAAAATTTCCAGGCATTTCTAAGTCCGTAAGCCCAGATTTCATCAGCTCCGGTTACCAGATTTCCGGCAAAAGGATTTCCGGGAGGAATATTATACGGTCCTGTGGCATTCACATCTATTCTTAGCATTTTTCCCAGAAGTGAATTGATATTCTGGGCATTATTGTTAGGATCTCCGCCGCTTCCGCCATCTCCTGTAACGATCCAGAGATTGCCGTCAGGAGCAAAATGGATGCTTCCTCCGTTGTGGTTGTCAAAAGGTTTTGGAATATTCAAAATGATCTTTTCAGAAGTCGGATCTGCAATATCCGGATTGGTTGTGTTTACAGAATATCTTGCTACCGTAATATTTCCATTCGTCGCATTGTTGTAATACACAAAGAAATATCCATTTGTTGCATATTGGGGGTGAAATGCAAGCCCAAGAAGGCCTCTTTCTCCTCCGTAAAGCACTTTGGAACTGATATTTAAAAAGTCAGCACCATTGATCGTTCCACCGGGCTGGATGATTTTGATGATCCCGTTCTGCTGTACAACAAACAGTCGGGTGTCATTGGCATTCGTAATTTCAACGGGACTGGTAAGCCCGGACGCGAATTCTACTAAATTAATGCTTTGAGAATTAACAATTAAAGAAGAAAAAACGCTTAGAGTAAAAAATAGTTTTTTCATAATATTTTGATATTTAGTGTATTGATAAATGAATGAAAATTTTATACCAATCGGAATTTGAAAATTTCATTACAATAAGAAGGAAAAATTATTAAATCTTAAATAGAAGTTAAAACCCCGATATATCTGAAAATAAACCATTTCTGCTGTTAAAAAATTCATAAAATAATAATAAAATCATTATATTTGCCGACTTAATTTAACGTAGTTATAACAAAATGCAAGGAAAAGGACTTATTACAATTGTTGCTATTGTACTAGGGTTAATTTGCTTAAATGAGCTATTACCAACCTGGTATGCCAGCAAAATTGAAAAGCAGGCGACTGCTGTTGCAGGAGACAATCCGGAAAAGTATCAGAAAGAAATTGCAAAACTTTCTAAGGATACTTTGAACCTGGGATTCACAAAACTTTATTACACTAAAGCCAAAGACAAGGAAATGAAACTTGGTCTTGACCTTAAAGGCGGGATCAACGTTCTTTTGGAAATCAACCAGAGAGACCTGGTGAATGATTTAACCAATTATTCTACCAATCCGGTTCTTATCGAGGCTTTAAACAAGACTGATGAAGTTCAGAAGAATTCTACAAAATCTTATATCGATAACTTTTTCGATCAGTTTGAGGCAATCAACAAAGCAAAAGGCACTAACCTTAAGCTTGCTGATCCTGAGCTTTTCGGGAATACCAACTTATCAGAGATCAAGTATAACACTTCTGATGATCAGGTAAAAAGTATTATCAAAAGAAGAATTGATCTTTCTGTAGGTACAGCTTTCGAGGTAATCAGAACCAGAATCGATAAAATGGGTGCTGTGCAGCCAAACGTTCAGAGAGTGCCTGGTACGGCAAGAATTTCTGTTGAAATGCCTGGTATGAAGGACATCGACAAGGTGAAGAAAATGCTTCAGACTTCCGCAAAACTTCAGTTCTGGGAAGTACAGCAGGTTCCTGAAATGGCTCCATATTTCCAGACATTGACTACAATGGTGGCTATAAAAGGTGATTCAATGGGAGTTGCAAAGAATATCAACTTCATGAATCTTTTAAACCTTGACAAATTAAGAGCAAACGGTGTTGCAAGCGTAAAACTTTCGGATACTGCTGCTGTAAACAAAATTCTGAACAGCAAAGTAGGTCAGTCATTACGTCCGGCAAACATTAAATATACCCAGTTTATGTGGGGTTACAAACCTGAAGCTACAGATGCTGAAAGCTTGGTACTGTATGCAATCAGAGGTAACATCAATCAAAAAGCTCCGGTAGACGGTGCTGTTGAAACTGCAAGCATTGGCTATGATGAGCTGAGCAGAGTAGTGGTAGATATGCAGATGGATTCCAAAGGGGCTAAAGAATGGAAAACATTAACTGAGAAAAACGTAGGTAAACCAGTTGCTGTAACATTGGATGGCAGAGTTTATACCGCGCCAAACGTTGTTAATGCTATTCCAAACGGTAGAACTCAGATCTCAGGTAACTTCTCTCAGGAAGAAGCCAAAGAACTGGTAGACGTTTTAGGAGCAGGTAAATTACCGGCAGGTGCAAAAGTAGTTCAGGCTACTGTAGTAGGACCTTCATTAGGACAGGAGTCTATTAATGCAGGGGTTATTTCATTTGCTATCGCATTCCTTATTATTATTGTTTATATCATTTTCTATTACGGTGGTGCAGGTGTATATGCTGTAATTGCAATGATTATCAACTTATTCTATATTTTCGGAATTATGGATTCCGGAGACTTTACACTTACACTTCCTGGTATCGCAGGTATCGTTCTTACAATGGCCATGGCCGTGGATACGAACGTAATTATCTACGAAAGAACCAAAGAAGAATTATTCGCAGGCAAGAGTATTTTAGAAGCCTATAAAGACGGTTTCAAACATGCATTAAGCGCGATTGTAGATGGTCACTTAACAACATTATTAACGGCTGGTGTACTTTTCCTATTCGGAACAGGTCCTATTAAAGGATTTGCTTTGACTTTGGGAATTGGTATATTAATGACATTCTTTACTTCCGTATTACTTTCAAGAGTAATGATCTTCTCAAGACTGAACAAAGGAAAACACCTTTCCGTTTGGACAGCTCCAACGAAGAACCTGTTCAGAAATACATGGATCGATTTTATTGGGAAAAGAAAATATGCATATATCATTTCTGCTGTTTTAACGGTAGTTTGTATCGCATCTATCGCTATCCACGGTTTCAAATACGGAATCGACTTTACAGGAGGTAGAAACTATGTGGTAAGATTTGACAAAGCCGTTAACGCGGAAGATATTGAGCAAAACTTAGTAAAAGTATTCAAAACTGAAGACGGTAAGAACTCTTCTGTTGAAGCTAAGACCTTCGGAAACGACAGACAACTGAAAATCTCTACAGATTACCTTATTGAAGATGAGTCTTTAAAAGCTGACCAGACTGTAGAGCAAAAATTATATGAAGGCTTAAAAACAAGCCTGCCTGCTAATACCACATTGCACGATTTCAAATCTGCGGATAAAGAGCACGCAGGAATCATTTCTTCTGAAAAAGTAGGACCTACAGTGGCTGATGATATCAAAACTCACGGTATCCTTGCTGTAGTGGCTGCTTTGGCTGGTATCTTCATCTATATCTTATTAAGATTTAGAAAGTGGCAGTTCTCATTGGGTGCTGTTGTAGCTCTATTCCATGATGCGGTAATTATTTTAGGAGCTTATTCACTGCTTCATAAATTTATGCCGTTCAATATGGAGATCAACCAGGATTTCGTTGCGGCGATCCTTACCGTATTAGGTTACTCAATCAATGATACCGTAATTATCTTCGACAGAATTAGAGAATATTTAAGAGAGAAGAAAGCTTTAACATTGGCTGGATTATTTGATGACTCTATTTCAAGTACGTTGGGTAGAACATTCAACACTTCATTTACAACAATCCTGGTAATTCTGGCGATCTTCATCTTTGGTGGTGATAACCTGAGAGGATTCATGTTTGCCATGTTGATCGGTATTGGATTCGGTACTTATTCATCCATCTTTATTGCATCGGCCATCGCTTACGATTTCCTTAAGAAAGGAAAAGAAGAGGGGGTGCATGGTAAAACAACTACCAGTAAAGAAGTACTTGCTTCAAAGTAATATAAACTACAATAAATAAGTAAAGGCCGTTTCAAAAGAAGCGGTCTTTTTTTGTGCGAGTTGCGAAGATTCGAGTTAGGGGTTACAGGCTACAGGATTTAATTTCCAGGTTCAAAAACTTAATATTCAGAGATCAGGGTTTAAGCTTATATTTACAGATGTCAAAAATTCCGTAACCTTTAACCCGAATCTTTTCAACTCGCAACTCGCAACCCAGAACTCGCAACCCGCAACTTCCCTAAAATTCACAATTTAGAACCATTATATTTCGGATTTGATTAATTTTGCAGCATTATGGAAAACTCAAAGAAAAAAGCAGCCATTGGCTTCATATTTATAACCTTACTGATTGATATTACAGGATGGGGAATTATTATTCCTGTAGTTCCCAAATTAATTGAGGAACTTATCCATGCAGATATCAGTGAAGCTGCAAAATATGGTGGCTGGCTTGGTTTTGCATATGCATTCACCCAGTTTATTTTTTCTCCGGTGGTAGGAAACCTGAGTGATAAATATGGAAGAAGACCTATTATACTGATTTCCCTGTTCGGGTTCGCAGTTGATTATATTTTCCTGGCGCTTGCACCCACAATCTGGTGGCTTTTCCTTGGAAGGATTATTGCCGGGCTTACCGGAGCCAGTGTAACAACTGCCAGTGCCTATATTGCCGATATTTCTACAGATGAAGACAGAGCCAAGAACTTCGGGCTTATTGGAGCTGCATTTGGTCTTGGATTTATTATCGGGCCGGTATTGGGTGGAGTTCTGGGACATTATGGTGCCAGAGTACCTTTTTATGCCGCCGCCGGATTATGTTTGTTAAATTTCCTTTACGGGTATTTTATCCTGCCGGAAAGTTTAGATAAAGACAAAAGAAGAGAATTCGACTGGAAACGGGCTAATCCTATTGGTTCATTTAAGTTTTTAGGTAAGCACCCGGAAATTTCGGGACTTATTGTCGCCCTTATTTTAATTTATATTGCAGGCCATGCCGTACAGAGTAACTGGAGCTTTTTTACCATGTATAAATTTAGCTGGACAGAAAGAATGGTGGGTATTTCATTAGGAGCAGTCGGGCTTTTAGTAGGTTTGGTACAGGGTGTTCTTATACGATGGACAACACCAAGGCTTGGTGAGCAGAAAAGTATTTACTACGGCCTGGCCCTGTATGCAATTGGAATGCTTCTGTTTGCTTTTGCTACAG includes the following:
- a CDS encoding TCR/Tet family MFS transporter; amino-acid sequence: MENSKKKAAIGFIFITLLIDITGWGIIIPVVPKLIEELIHADISEAAKYGGWLGFAYAFTQFIFSPVVGNLSDKYGRRPIILISLFGFAVDYIFLALAPTIWWLFLGRIIAGLTGASVTTASAYIADISTDEDRAKNFGLIGAAFGLGFIIGPVLGGVLGHYGARVPFYAAAGLCLLNFLYGYFILPESLDKDKRREFDWKRANPIGSFKFLGKHPEISGLIVALILIYIAGHAVQSNWSFFTMYKFSWTERMVGISLGAVGLLVGLVQGVLIRWTTPRLGEQKSIYYGLALYAIGMLLFAFATEGWMMFAFLVPYCLGGICGPALQSVITKSVPSNEQGELQGALTSLMSATSIIGPPLMTNLFYYFTHDEAPFEFSGAPFFLAFILMAISVAMTYYAFKKKDKKLG
- the secD gene encoding protein translocase subunit SecD translates to MQGKGLITIVAIVLGLICLNELLPTWYASKIEKQATAVAGDNPEKYQKEIAKLSKDTLNLGFTKLYYTKAKDKEMKLGLDLKGGINVLLEINQRDLVNDLTNYSTNPVLIEALNKTDEVQKNSTKSYIDNFFDQFEAINKAKGTNLKLADPELFGNTNLSEIKYNTSDDQVKSIIKRRIDLSVGTAFEVIRTRIDKMGAVQPNVQRVPGTARISVEMPGMKDIDKVKKMLQTSAKLQFWEVQQVPEMAPYFQTLTTMVAIKGDSMGVAKNINFMNLLNLDKLRANGVASVKLSDTAAVNKILNSKVGQSLRPANIKYTQFMWGYKPEATDAESLVLYAIRGNINQKAPVDGAVETASIGYDELSRVVVDMQMDSKGAKEWKTLTEKNVGKPVAVTLDGRVYTAPNVVNAIPNGRTQISGNFSQEEAKELVDVLGAGKLPAGAKVVQATVVGPSLGQESINAGVISFAIAFLIIIVYIIFYYGGAGVYAVIAMIINLFYIFGIMDSGDFTLTLPGIAGIVLTMAMAVDTNVIIYERTKEELFAGKSILEAYKDGFKHALSAIVDGHLTTLLTAGVLFLFGTGPIKGFALTLGIGILMTFFTSVLLSRVMIFSRLNKGKHLSVWTAPTKNLFRNTWIDFIGKRKYAYIISAVLTVVCIASIAIHGFKYGIDFTGGRNYVVRFDKAVNAEDIEQNLVKVFKTEDGKNSSVEAKTFGNDRQLKISTDYLIEDESLKADQTVEQKLYEGLKTSLPANTTLHDFKSADKEHAGIISSEKVGPTVADDIKTHGILAVVAALAGIFIYILLRFRKWQFSLGAVVALFHDAVIILGAYSLLHKFMPFNMEINQDFVAAILTVLGYSINDTVIIFDRIREYLREKKALTLAGLFDDSISSTLGRTFNTSFTTILVILAIFIFGGDNLRGFMFAMLIGIGFGTYSSIFIASAIAYDFLKKGKEEGVHGKTTTSKEVLASK
- a CDS encoding PQQ-dependent sugar dehydrogenase, translating into MKKLFFTLSVFSSLIVNSQSINLVEFASGLTSPVEITNANDTRLFVVQQNGIIKIIQPGGTINGADFLNISSKVLYGGERGLLGLAFHPQYATNGYFFVYYNNATNGNITVARYSVNTTNPDIADPTSEKIILNIPKPFDNHNGGSIHFAPDGNLWIVTGDGGSGGDPNNNAQNINSLLGKMLRIDVNATGPYNIPPGNPFAGNLVTGADEIWAYGLRNAWKFSFDTNTGNAMIADVGQGAIEEINRIPVTQSGVNYGWRCYEGNNAYNTAGCASMSSMTFPVAVYNHSGGRCSITGGYVYRGSQYPALQGKYFFADYCSEQIGFMNPDNSIVWNSPSTGNNFSTFGQNSQKELFVAAVNSGKIFKITTGALATDETSNLNSVTIHPNPASEKVFVEGLSDMNSTADLISTDGKTVLEKAKIEYDGSVDIAGIPPGVYYLIIKSGELKSYSQKLIIK